A stretch of the Lactuca sativa cultivar Salinas chromosome 9, Lsat_Salinas_v11, whole genome shotgun sequence genome encodes the following:
- the LOC111905649 gene encoding growth-regulating factor 1 isoform X3 yields the protein MDFGVLDGLVSSDNHNKNTLISCGDLDLKPKWFGSGGGFGKQESPISALATGTREDEWRDLKMAKIGEDDISRRSNGAQNMLSFSSPNTQTVTFPYYARHNTGYGAGAGAGGPFTPSQWMELEHQALIYKYITANAAIPSNLLIPIRKALESAAFSAYSGAHLRQNSSVGWGALHLGFCNSSDPEPGRCRRTDGKKWRCAKDAVVDQKYCERHMNRGRHRSRKPVEGQTCKLTTSTAVLRHTSSQPVTPNPAATSSEDNMSVVNKASFEATVVPMSSPTSVDLKKNQFSIGGTEFGFVCSDSLLNPMHKSDLKSQNPLHQFMEDSNQGQLSISVSTNSDGFVSSTTSPTSHSLLRMGLGMGKMTTNAQHDVSWETSMGGPLGEVLNTSPVGPKLDDGGLGTTIGLGHLL from the exons ATGGATTTTGGGGTTTTAGATGGGTTGGTATCTTCAGATAACCACAACAAAAACACTCTGATCTCCTGTGGCGATTTGGATCTTAAACCAAAATGGTTCGGATCTGGAGGCGGATTTGGTAAACAGGAAAGCCCTATTTCTGCTCTTGCTACTGGTACTCGTGAAGATGAATGGAGAGACTTAAAAATGGCGAAGATTGGTGAAGATGATATTTCAAGGAGATCTAATGGTGCCCAGAATATGCTTAGCTTTTCTTCACCAAACACACAGACTGTCACATTTCCTTACTACGCGAGACATAATACGG GTTATGGCGCTGGAGCTGGAGCTGGAGGGCCTTTCACACCATCACAATGGATGGAGTTAGAACACCAAGCTTTGATCTACAAATACATCACCGCCAACGCTGCGATTCCTTCTAATCTCCTTATTCCGATCAGAAAAGCCCTTGAATCCGCTGCTTTTTCTGCTTATTCAGGCGCACATCTCCGACAGAATTCTT caGTTGGATGGGGTGCGTTGCATCTAGGTTTCTGCAACAGCTCCGATCCGGAGCCAGGGAGGTGCCGGAGGACAGACGGGAAGAAGTGGCGGTGCGCCAAAGACGCCGTTGTTGACCAAAAGTATTGCGAGCGTCACATGAACAGAGGCCGACACCGTTCAAGAAAGCCTGTGGAAGGTCAAACTTGCAAGCTAACCACTAGCACCGCCGTCCTCCGCCACACCAGCTCACAGCCTGTTACACCCAATCCGGCGGCAACATCTTCTGAAGATAACAT GAGTGTGGTAAACAAGGCAAGTTTTGAAGCAACCGTTGTTCCAATGTCATCTCCAACATCGGTTGACCTAAAAAAGAATCAATTTTCGATAGGTGGAACAGAATTTGGGTTCGTTTGCTCCGACTCCTTGCTTAACCCGATGCACAAAAGTGATCTAAAATCCCAAAATCCACTTCATCAGTTCATGGAAGATTCCAACCAAGGGCAACTCTCTATATCCGTTTCGACAAACTCGGATGGCTTTGTCTCCTCGACAACATCCCCAACCAGTCATTCTCTACTAAGAATGGGGTTGGGGATGGGTAAGATGACGACCAACGCACAACATGATGTCTCCTGGGAGACATCAATGGGCGGGCCCTTGGGCGAAGTGTTAAACACTTCGCCTGTTGGCCCTAAACTCGATGACGGAGGGTTGGGAACCACCATCGGGTTAGGGCACTTGTTGTAA
- the LOC111905649 gene encoding growth-regulating factor 1 isoform X4 yields MDFGVLDGLVSSDNHNKNTLISCGDLDLKPKWFGSGGGFGKQESPISALATGTREDEWRDLKMAKIGEDDISRRSNGAQNMLSFSSPNTQTVTFPYYARHNTGYGAGAGAGGPFTPSQWMELEHQALIYKYITANAAIPSNLLIPIRKALESAAFSAYSGAHLRQNSFGWGALHLGFCNSSDPEPGRCRRTDGKKWRCAKDAVVDQKYCERHMNRGRHRSRKPVEGQTCKLTTSTAVLRHTSSQPVTPNPAATSSEDNMSVVNKASFEATVVPMSSPTSVDLKKNQFSIGGTEFGFVCSDSLLNPMHKSDLKSQNPLHQFMEDSNQGQLSISVSTNSDGFVSSTTSPTSHSLLRMGLGMGKMTTNAQHDVSWETSMGGPLGEVLNTSPVGPKLDDGGLGTTIGLGHLL; encoded by the exons ATGGATTTTGGGGTTTTAGATGGGTTGGTATCTTCAGATAACCACAACAAAAACACTCTGATCTCCTGTGGCGATTTGGATCTTAAACCAAAATGGTTCGGATCTGGAGGCGGATTTGGTAAACAGGAAAGCCCTATTTCTGCTCTTGCTACTGGTACTCGTGAAGATGAATGGAGAGACTTAAAAATGGCGAAGATTGGTGAAGATGATATTTCAAGGAGATCTAATGGTGCCCAGAATATGCTTAGCTTTTCTTCACCAAACACACAGACTGTCACATTTCCTTACTACGCGAGACATAATACGG GTTATGGCGCTGGAGCTGGAGCTGGAGGGCCTTTCACACCATCACAATGGATGGAGTTAGAACACCAAGCTTTGATCTACAAATACATCACCGCCAACGCTGCGATTCCTTCTAATCTCCTTATTCCGATCAGAAAAGCCCTTGAATCCGCTGCTTTTTCTGCTTATTCAGGCGCACATCTCCGACAGAATTCTT TTGGATGGGGTGCGTTGCATCTAGGTTTCTGCAACAGCTCCGATCCGGAGCCAGGGAGGTGCCGGAGGACAGACGGGAAGAAGTGGCGGTGCGCCAAAGACGCCGTTGTTGACCAAAAGTATTGCGAGCGTCACATGAACAGAGGCCGACACCGTTCAAGAAAGCCTGTGGAAGGTCAAACTTGCAAGCTAACCACTAGCACCGCCGTCCTCCGCCACACCAGCTCACAGCCTGTTACACCCAATCCGGCGGCAACATCTTCTGAAGATAACAT GAGTGTGGTAAACAAGGCAAGTTTTGAAGCAACCGTTGTTCCAATGTCATCTCCAACATCGGTTGACCTAAAAAAGAATCAATTTTCGATAGGTGGAACAGAATTTGGGTTCGTTTGCTCCGACTCCTTGCTTAACCCGATGCACAAAAGTGATCTAAAATCCCAAAATCCACTTCATCAGTTCATGGAAGATTCCAACCAAGGGCAACTCTCTATATCCGTTTCGACAAACTCGGATGGCTTTGTCTCCTCGACAACATCCCCAACCAGTCATTCTCTACTAAGAATGGGGTTGGGGATGGGTAAGATGACGACCAACGCACAACATGATGTCTCCTGGGAGACATCAATGGGCGGGCCCTTGGGCGAAGTGTTAAACACTTCGCCTGTTGGCCCTAAACTCGATGACGGAGGGTTGGGAACCACCATCGGGTTAGGGCACTTGTTGTAA
- the LOC111905649 gene encoding growth-regulating factor 1 isoform X2, whose translation MDFGVLDGLVSSDNHNKNTLISCGDLDLKPKWFGSGGGFGKQESPISALATGTREDEWRDLKMAKIGEDDISRRSNGAQNMLSFSSPNTQTVTFPYYARHNTVSGYGAGAGAGGPFTPSQWMELEHQALIYKYITANAAIPSNLLIPIRKALESAAFSAYSGAHLRQNSFGWGALHLGFCNSSDPEPGRCRRTDGKKWRCAKDAVVDQKYCERHMNRGRHRSRKPVEGQTCKLTTSTAVLRHTSSQPVTPNPAATSSEDNMSVVNKASFEATVVPMSSPTSVDLKKNQFSIGGTEFGFVCSDSLLNPMHKSDLKSQNPLHQFMEDSNQGQLSISVSTNSDGFVSSTTSPTSHSLLRMGLGMGKMTTNAQHDVSWETSMGGPLGEVLNTSPVGPKLDDGGLGTTIGLGHLL comes from the exons ATGGATTTTGGGGTTTTAGATGGGTTGGTATCTTCAGATAACCACAACAAAAACACTCTGATCTCCTGTGGCGATTTGGATCTTAAACCAAAATGGTTCGGATCTGGAGGCGGATTTGGTAAACAGGAAAGCCCTATTTCTGCTCTTGCTACTGGTACTCGTGAAGATGAATGGAGAGACTTAAAAATGGCGAAGATTGGTGAAGATGATATTTCAAGGAGATCTAATGGTGCCCAGAATATGCTTAGCTTTTCTTCACCAAACACACAGACTGTCACATTTCCTTACTACGCGAGACATAATACGG TTTCAGGTTATGGCGCTGGAGCTGGAGCTGGAGGGCCTTTCACACCATCACAATGGATGGAGTTAGAACACCAAGCTTTGATCTACAAATACATCACCGCCAACGCTGCGATTCCTTCTAATCTCCTTATTCCGATCAGAAAAGCCCTTGAATCCGCTGCTTTTTCTGCTTATTCAGGCGCACATCTCCGACAGAATTCTT TTGGATGGGGTGCGTTGCATCTAGGTTTCTGCAACAGCTCCGATCCGGAGCCAGGGAGGTGCCGGAGGACAGACGGGAAGAAGTGGCGGTGCGCCAAAGACGCCGTTGTTGACCAAAAGTATTGCGAGCGTCACATGAACAGAGGCCGACACCGTTCAAGAAAGCCTGTGGAAGGTCAAACTTGCAAGCTAACCACTAGCACCGCCGTCCTCCGCCACACCAGCTCACAGCCTGTTACACCCAATCCGGCGGCAACATCTTCTGAAGATAACAT GAGTGTGGTAAACAAGGCAAGTTTTGAAGCAACCGTTGTTCCAATGTCATCTCCAACATCGGTTGACCTAAAAAAGAATCAATTTTCGATAGGTGGAACAGAATTTGGGTTCGTTTGCTCCGACTCCTTGCTTAACCCGATGCACAAAAGTGATCTAAAATCCCAAAATCCACTTCATCAGTTCATGGAAGATTCCAACCAAGGGCAACTCTCTATATCCGTTTCGACAAACTCGGATGGCTTTGTCTCCTCGACAACATCCCCAACCAGTCATTCTCTACTAAGAATGGGGTTGGGGATGGGTAAGATGACGACCAACGCACAACATGATGTCTCCTGGGAGACATCAATGGGCGGGCCCTTGGGCGAAGTGTTAAACACTTCGCCTGTTGGCCCTAAACTCGATGACGGAGGGTTGGGAACCACCATCGGGTTAGGGCACTTGTTGTAA
- the LOC111905649 gene encoding growth-regulating factor 1 isoform X1, with translation MDFGVLDGLVSSDNHNKNTLISCGDLDLKPKWFGSGGGFGKQESPISALATGTREDEWRDLKMAKIGEDDISRRSNGAQNMLSFSSPNTQTVTFPYYARHNTVSGYGAGAGAGGPFTPSQWMELEHQALIYKYITANAAIPSNLLIPIRKALESAAFSAYSGAHLRQNSSVGWGALHLGFCNSSDPEPGRCRRTDGKKWRCAKDAVVDQKYCERHMNRGRHRSRKPVEGQTCKLTTSTAVLRHTSSQPVTPNPAATSSEDNMSVVNKASFEATVVPMSSPTSVDLKKNQFSIGGTEFGFVCSDSLLNPMHKSDLKSQNPLHQFMEDSNQGQLSISVSTNSDGFVSSTTSPTSHSLLRMGLGMGKMTTNAQHDVSWETSMGGPLGEVLNTSPVGPKLDDGGLGTTIGLGHLL, from the exons ATGGATTTTGGGGTTTTAGATGGGTTGGTATCTTCAGATAACCACAACAAAAACACTCTGATCTCCTGTGGCGATTTGGATCTTAAACCAAAATGGTTCGGATCTGGAGGCGGATTTGGTAAACAGGAAAGCCCTATTTCTGCTCTTGCTACTGGTACTCGTGAAGATGAATGGAGAGACTTAAAAATGGCGAAGATTGGTGAAGATGATATTTCAAGGAGATCTAATGGTGCCCAGAATATGCTTAGCTTTTCTTCACCAAACACACAGACTGTCACATTTCCTTACTACGCGAGACATAATACGG TTTCAGGTTATGGCGCTGGAGCTGGAGCTGGAGGGCCTTTCACACCATCACAATGGATGGAGTTAGAACACCAAGCTTTGATCTACAAATACATCACCGCCAACGCTGCGATTCCTTCTAATCTCCTTATTCCGATCAGAAAAGCCCTTGAATCCGCTGCTTTTTCTGCTTATTCAGGCGCACATCTCCGACAGAATTCTT caGTTGGATGGGGTGCGTTGCATCTAGGTTTCTGCAACAGCTCCGATCCGGAGCCAGGGAGGTGCCGGAGGACAGACGGGAAGAAGTGGCGGTGCGCCAAAGACGCCGTTGTTGACCAAAAGTATTGCGAGCGTCACATGAACAGAGGCCGACACCGTTCAAGAAAGCCTGTGGAAGGTCAAACTTGCAAGCTAACCACTAGCACCGCCGTCCTCCGCCACACCAGCTCACAGCCTGTTACACCCAATCCGGCGGCAACATCTTCTGAAGATAACAT GAGTGTGGTAAACAAGGCAAGTTTTGAAGCAACCGTTGTTCCAATGTCATCTCCAACATCGGTTGACCTAAAAAAGAATCAATTTTCGATAGGTGGAACAGAATTTGGGTTCGTTTGCTCCGACTCCTTGCTTAACCCGATGCACAAAAGTGATCTAAAATCCCAAAATCCACTTCATCAGTTCATGGAAGATTCCAACCAAGGGCAACTCTCTATATCCGTTTCGACAAACTCGGATGGCTTTGTCTCCTCGACAACATCCCCAACCAGTCATTCTCTACTAAGAATGGGGTTGGGGATGGGTAAGATGACGACCAACGCACAACATGATGTCTCCTGGGAGACATCAATGGGCGGGCCCTTGGGCGAAGTGTTAAACACTTCGCCTGTTGGCCCTAAACTCGATGACGGAGGGTTGGGAACCACCATCGGGTTAGGGCACTTGTTGTAA